A region of Silurus meridionalis isolate SWU-2019-XX chromosome 15, ASM1480568v1, whole genome shotgun sequence DNA encodes the following proteins:
- the jmy gene encoding junction-mediating and -regulatory protein isoform X1, translated as MEEALESGWVSVRPNVFEEKEKHKFVFIVAWNDIEGKFAVTCHDRTVQKRSAAAREPAAEVSEDGRPVASKGPVEKSEPARKKSTGRLAAALVDVEVIEPVSLADARFPDDDADDPDVSTTGATVCGDSSWAGLFSFQDLRATHAQLCAVNSDLEPCLPPLPEQEQQSAVWSVLFGVPEVARRDTEALCYQLQVYLGHALDTCGWKILSQVLFADGDDSEEYYESLSELRQKGYEDALQRQKKRLHELLEKQRGMESMVELLQLYSEQDEAYSDLVEATTELYHYLLQPFRDMRELAMLRRQQIKISLETEYLGPRRVEALRREDEDWQRKAHTAVLSIQDLTVKYFETTARAQKVMYERMRADQRKFGKAAWGAAVERMEKLQYAVSKETLQLMRAKEICLEQRKHGLREEMQGLEDGEDAMARLDQLEALYYELQLQLYEIQFEILKYEELLLTAQLQSLRRQLTERQDEVVYYDAYESPDALQATDEASLAPAPLRDEVVQLQQRTRQLEARRGRITAKKAYLKTKKEICIVNHTQKLQQRQSGQDLDSHHALRQQDEEEEEVRNTRVSQERQKTLDRLRSFKQRYPGQVTLKSTRLRLAHVRKKSGVAQMAAKALQPQTQVASVQTDDAPASLKVSAAIAELQRPEGFTSLPSNIPPIPETLGPSSLPMLTERQVLDSSTSPISPPPPPPPPPPPPPSLEDTLGSGRGEGQASSPVSQPKAESPLGPFSARYFDSSQLVNARKKLRKTSSLESSQWRRASSPMDEVLASLKRGSFHLRKAELRVLAPDPDEDDGNNILAQIRRGVKLKKVRHHEQQRCTESSDPLTRSIHEALRRIKEASPESESEDEGLPCTDWES; from the exons ATGGAGGAGGCTTTGGAATCAGGCTGGGTTTCAGTCAGGCCGAACGTTTTcgaggagaaagagaaacacaagTTCGTTTTCATCGTCGCCTGGAACGACATCGAGGGCAAGTTCGCGGTCACGTGCCACGACCGGACGGTGCAGAAACGCAGCGCGGCGGCACGCGAGCCGGCGGCCGAGGTGTCCGAGGACGGGCGTCCCGTGGCCTCCAAGGGCCCCGTGGAGAAATCTGAGCCCGCGCGCAAAAAGAGCACCGGAAGACTCGCCGCCGCGCTCGTCGACGTCGAGGTGATCGAGCCGGTGTCGTTGGCCGACGCGCGGTTCCCGGACGACGACGCGGACGACCCGGACGTCTCCACTACAGGCGCCACGGTGTGCGGCGACTCGAGCTGGGCCGGCCTGTTCTCGTTCCAGGACCTGCGCGCGACTCACGCGCAACTCTGCGCCGTCAACTCGGACCTCGAGCCGTGCCTGCCGCCGTTGCCCGAGCAGGAGCAACAGTCCGCCGTGTGGTCGGTGCTCTTCGGCGTGCCGGAGGTCGCGCGGCGGGACACCGAGGCGCTCTGCTACCAGCTGCAGGTGTACCTGGGCCACGCGCTGGACACGTGCGGATGGAAGATCCTCTCCCAGGTGCTGTTTGCGGATGGGGACGACTCGGAGGAATACTACGAGAGCCTGAGCGAGCTGCGGCAGAAGGGCTACGAAGATGCTCTACAGCGCCAGAAGAAGCGCCTGCACGAG CTGTTGGAGAAGCAGCGAGGCATGGAGAGCATGGTGGAGCTGCTGCAGTTGTACTCAGAGCAGGATGAGGCCTACAGCGATCTGGTGGAGGCCACCACTGAACTCTACCACTACCTGCTGCAGCCCTTTCGAGACATGCGAGAGCTCGCCATGCTGCGCAGACAACAAATaaag ATCTCTCTGGAGACGGAGTATTTGGGTCCACGCAGGGTCGAAGCCCTCAGGAGGGAGGATGAGGACTGGCAGAGGAAGGCCCACACTGCAGTGCTGTCGATCCAGGACCTCACGGTGAAGTACTTCGAGACCACGGCGAGGGCACAGAAAG TGATGTACGAGCGGATGCGAGCTGACCAGAGGAAGTTCGGGAAGGCGGCCTGGGGTGCAGCAGTGGAGCGCATGGAGAAACTGCAGTACGCTGTTTCCAAGGAGACACTGCAACTGATGCGTGCCAAAGAGATCTGTTTGGAACAGAGGAAGCATGGGCTAAGAGAGGAG ATGCAGGGGCTCGAGGATGGCGAGGACGCCATGGCGCGTCTGGACCAGTTAGAGGCGCTGTACTACGAGTTGCAGCTGCAGCTCTACGAGATCCAGTTTGAGATCCTGAAGTACGAGGAGTTGCTGTTGACTGCGCAGCTGCAGAGTCTGCGCAGACAGTTGACCG AGAGGCAGGACGAGGTGGTTTACTACGACGCGTACGAAAGTCCTGACGCCCTGCAGGCCACAGACGAGGCGTCCCTTGCTCCTGCGCCCCTAAGAGACGAGGTCGTGCAGCTGCAGCAGAGGACACGGCAGCTAGAGGCCAGGAGGGGACGCATCACTGCCAAGAAAGCCTACCTCAAAACCAAAAAG GAAATCTGCATTGTCAATCACACCCAGAAACTGCAGCAACGCCAGAGCGGCCAGGACCTCGACTCCCATCATGCTTTGCGGCAG CaggatgaagaggaagaggaggtgaGGAACACACGAGTCAGCCAGGAGAGACAGAAGACGTTGGACAGACTGCGCAGCTTCAAACAG CGCTACCCAGGCCAGGTCACCCTGAAGTCCACACGCCTGCGTCTGGCACACGTCAGGAAGAAAAGCGGTGTCGCACAAATGGCCGCGAAAGCGCTCCAGCCCCAGACGCAGGTGGCCAGCGTGCAGACGGACGATGCCCCGGCGTCTTTGAAAGTTTCCGCTGCCATTGCGGAGCTTCAGAGACCCGAAGGGTTTACGTCTTTACCCTCGAACATCCCACCCATCCCAGAAACGCTCGGGCCATCCTCCCTGCCCATGCTTACCGAGCGCCAGGTCCTGGACTCATCCACTTCTCCGATCTCtccccctcctccacctcctcctcctccacctcctcctccctctcttgAAGACACACTTGGGTCGGGACGAGGGGAGGGACAAGCGAGCAGCCCCGTGTCCCAACCCAAAGCTGAAAGTCCACTCGGCCCATTCTCCGCTCGCTACTTCGACAGCAGTCAGCTTGTGAACGCTCGCAAAAAGCTGAGGAAGACGTCCTCTCTCGAGTCGTCCCAGTGGAGGAGAG CGTCCTCTCCTATGGATGAAGTCCTGGCCAGCCTGAAGCGCGGAAGCTTCCACCTGCGCAAAGCCGAGCTGCGGGTTCTCGCCCCGGATCCAGACGAGGACGACGGGAACAACATCCTGGCTCAGATCCGACGCGGCGTGAAGCTCAAGAAGGTGCGGCATCACGAGCAGCAACGCTGCACCGAATCCAGCGACCCACTCACGCGCAGCATCCACGAAGCCCTGCGCCGCATCAAGGAGGCTTCACCGGAGTCCGAGTCCGAGGACGAGGGGCTGCCATGCACCGACTGGGAGAGCTAG
- the jmy gene encoding junction-mediating and -regulatory protein isoform X2: MEEALESGWVSVRPNVFEEKEKHKFVFIVAWNDIEGKFAVTCHDRTVQKRSAAAREPAAEVSEDGRPVASKGPVEKSEPARKKSTGRLAAALVDVEVIEPVSLADARFPDDDADDPDVSTTGATVCGDSSWAGLFSFQDLRATHAQLCAVNSDLEPCLPPLPEQEQQSAVWSVLFGVPEVARRDTEALCYQLQVYLGHALDTCGWKILSQVLFADGDDSEEYYESLSELRQKGYEDALQRQKKRLHELLEKQRGMESMVELLQLYSEQDEAYSDLVEATTELYHYLLQPFRDMRELAMLRRQQIKISLETEYLGPRRVEALRREDEDWQRKAHTAVLSIQDLTVKYFETTARAQKVMYERMRADQRKFGKAAWGAAVERMEKLQYAVSKETLQLMRAKEICLEQRKHGLREEMQGLEDGEDAMARLDQLEALYYELQLQLYEIQFEILKYEELLLTAQLQSLRRQLTERQDEVVYYDAYESPDALQATDEASLAPAPLRDEVVQLQQRTRQLEARRGRITAKKAYLKTKKEICIVNHTQKLQQRQSGQDLDSHHALRQDEEEEEVRNTRVSQERQKTLDRLRSFKQRYPGQVTLKSTRLRLAHVRKKSGVAQMAAKALQPQTQVASVQTDDAPASLKVSAAIAELQRPEGFTSLPSNIPPIPETLGPSSLPMLTERQVLDSSTSPISPPPPPPPPPPPPPSLEDTLGSGRGEGQASSPVSQPKAESPLGPFSARYFDSSQLVNARKKLRKTSSLESSQWRRASSPMDEVLASLKRGSFHLRKAELRVLAPDPDEDDGNNILAQIRRGVKLKKVRHHEQQRCTESSDPLTRSIHEALRRIKEASPESESEDEGLPCTDWES, translated from the exons ATGGAGGAGGCTTTGGAATCAGGCTGGGTTTCAGTCAGGCCGAACGTTTTcgaggagaaagagaaacacaagTTCGTTTTCATCGTCGCCTGGAACGACATCGAGGGCAAGTTCGCGGTCACGTGCCACGACCGGACGGTGCAGAAACGCAGCGCGGCGGCACGCGAGCCGGCGGCCGAGGTGTCCGAGGACGGGCGTCCCGTGGCCTCCAAGGGCCCCGTGGAGAAATCTGAGCCCGCGCGCAAAAAGAGCACCGGAAGACTCGCCGCCGCGCTCGTCGACGTCGAGGTGATCGAGCCGGTGTCGTTGGCCGACGCGCGGTTCCCGGACGACGACGCGGACGACCCGGACGTCTCCACTACAGGCGCCACGGTGTGCGGCGACTCGAGCTGGGCCGGCCTGTTCTCGTTCCAGGACCTGCGCGCGACTCACGCGCAACTCTGCGCCGTCAACTCGGACCTCGAGCCGTGCCTGCCGCCGTTGCCCGAGCAGGAGCAACAGTCCGCCGTGTGGTCGGTGCTCTTCGGCGTGCCGGAGGTCGCGCGGCGGGACACCGAGGCGCTCTGCTACCAGCTGCAGGTGTACCTGGGCCACGCGCTGGACACGTGCGGATGGAAGATCCTCTCCCAGGTGCTGTTTGCGGATGGGGACGACTCGGAGGAATACTACGAGAGCCTGAGCGAGCTGCGGCAGAAGGGCTACGAAGATGCTCTACAGCGCCAGAAGAAGCGCCTGCACGAG CTGTTGGAGAAGCAGCGAGGCATGGAGAGCATGGTGGAGCTGCTGCAGTTGTACTCAGAGCAGGATGAGGCCTACAGCGATCTGGTGGAGGCCACCACTGAACTCTACCACTACCTGCTGCAGCCCTTTCGAGACATGCGAGAGCTCGCCATGCTGCGCAGACAACAAATaaag ATCTCTCTGGAGACGGAGTATTTGGGTCCACGCAGGGTCGAAGCCCTCAGGAGGGAGGATGAGGACTGGCAGAGGAAGGCCCACACTGCAGTGCTGTCGATCCAGGACCTCACGGTGAAGTACTTCGAGACCACGGCGAGGGCACAGAAAG TGATGTACGAGCGGATGCGAGCTGACCAGAGGAAGTTCGGGAAGGCGGCCTGGGGTGCAGCAGTGGAGCGCATGGAGAAACTGCAGTACGCTGTTTCCAAGGAGACACTGCAACTGATGCGTGCCAAAGAGATCTGTTTGGAACAGAGGAAGCATGGGCTAAGAGAGGAG ATGCAGGGGCTCGAGGATGGCGAGGACGCCATGGCGCGTCTGGACCAGTTAGAGGCGCTGTACTACGAGTTGCAGCTGCAGCTCTACGAGATCCAGTTTGAGATCCTGAAGTACGAGGAGTTGCTGTTGACTGCGCAGCTGCAGAGTCTGCGCAGACAGTTGACCG AGAGGCAGGACGAGGTGGTTTACTACGACGCGTACGAAAGTCCTGACGCCCTGCAGGCCACAGACGAGGCGTCCCTTGCTCCTGCGCCCCTAAGAGACGAGGTCGTGCAGCTGCAGCAGAGGACACGGCAGCTAGAGGCCAGGAGGGGACGCATCACTGCCAAGAAAGCCTACCTCAAAACCAAAAAG GAAATCTGCATTGTCAATCACACCCAGAAACTGCAGCAACGCCAGAGCGGCCAGGACCTCGACTCCCATCATGCTTTGCGGCAG gatgaagaggaagaggaggtgaGGAACACACGAGTCAGCCAGGAGAGACAGAAGACGTTGGACAGACTGCGCAGCTTCAAACAG CGCTACCCAGGCCAGGTCACCCTGAAGTCCACACGCCTGCGTCTGGCACACGTCAGGAAGAAAAGCGGTGTCGCACAAATGGCCGCGAAAGCGCTCCAGCCCCAGACGCAGGTGGCCAGCGTGCAGACGGACGATGCCCCGGCGTCTTTGAAAGTTTCCGCTGCCATTGCGGAGCTTCAGAGACCCGAAGGGTTTACGTCTTTACCCTCGAACATCCCACCCATCCCAGAAACGCTCGGGCCATCCTCCCTGCCCATGCTTACCGAGCGCCAGGTCCTGGACTCATCCACTTCTCCGATCTCtccccctcctccacctcctcctcctccacctcctcctccctctcttgAAGACACACTTGGGTCGGGACGAGGGGAGGGACAAGCGAGCAGCCCCGTGTCCCAACCCAAAGCTGAAAGTCCACTCGGCCCATTCTCCGCTCGCTACTTCGACAGCAGTCAGCTTGTGAACGCTCGCAAAAAGCTGAGGAAGACGTCCTCTCTCGAGTCGTCCCAGTGGAGGAGAG CGTCCTCTCCTATGGATGAAGTCCTGGCCAGCCTGAAGCGCGGAAGCTTCCACCTGCGCAAAGCCGAGCTGCGGGTTCTCGCCCCGGATCCAGACGAGGACGACGGGAACAACATCCTGGCTCAGATCCGACGCGGCGTGAAGCTCAAGAAGGTGCGGCATCACGAGCAGCAACGCTGCACCGAATCCAGCGACCCACTCACGCGCAGCATCCACGAAGCCCTGCGCCGCATCAAGGAGGCTTCACCGGAGTCCGAGTCCGAGGACGAGGGGCTGCCATGCACCGACTGGGAGAGCTAG
- the bhmt gene encoding betaine--homocysteine S-methyltransferase 1 — translation MAPAGSKKGILERLDAGEIVIGDGGFVFALEKRGYVKAGPWTPEAAAEHPEAVRQLHREFLRAGSNVMQTFTFYASDDKLENRGNAVCFTGAQVNEAACDLAREVANEGDALVAGGVSQTPSYLSCKSETEVKAIFKKQMDVFVKKNVDFLIAEYFEHVEEAEWAVHVLKETGKPVAASLCIGPMGDMHGVTPGECAIRLVKAGADIVGVNCHFDPKTCVETVAMMKAAVEKAGLKAHFMVQPLAYHTPDCGCQGFIDLPEFPFALEPRVLTRWDMQHYAREAYNAGIRFIGGCCGFEPYHIRAVVEELAPERGILPEGSQKHGPWGSGLEMHTKPWVRARARRDYWEKLKPASGRPLCPSMSTPDSWGVTKGHPDLMQQREATTEDQLRPLFAKSESKC, via the exons ATGGCACCTGCCGGATCAAAGAAG GGCATCCTGGAGCGCCTGGATGCAGGTGAGATTGTGATCGGAGACGGCGGCTTCGTCTTCGCCCTGGAAAAAAGAGGCTACGTGAAAGCCGGACCCTGGACCCCTGAAGCTGCAGCTGAGCACCCTGAAGCGG TGCGACAGCTGCACCGAGAATTCCTGAGGGCAGGGTCAAATGTCATGCAGACTTTTACCTTCTACGCCAGCGACGACAAGCTTGAGAACAGAGGCAACGCTGTCTGCTTCAct GGGGCACAAGTCAACGAGGCCGCTTGTGACCTGGCAAGGGAGGTCGCCAATGAGGGCGATGCCCTGGTGGCAGGAGGAGTCTCCCAGACCCCCTCCTACCTGAGCTGCAAAAGCGAGACTGAAGTGAAGGCCATCTTCAAGAAGCAAATGGACGTCTTCGTCAAGAAGAACGTAGATTTCCTGATCGCCGAG TACTTCGAGCACGTGGAAGAAGCTGAGTGGGCCGTCCATGTCCTCAAGGAGACTGGGAAACCTGTCGCTGCCTCTCTGTGCATTGGACCAATGGGAGACATGCACGGGGTCACGCCCGGAGAGTGCGCTATCCGTCTGGTAAAGGCCG GTGCCGATATCGTCGGTGTGAACTGCCACTTTGACCCCAAAACCTGTGTTGAGACTGTAGCAATGATGAAGGCAGCAGTGGAAAAGGCTGGTCTTAAAGCTCACTTTATGGTGCAGCCTCTGGCATACCACACGCCTGACTGCGGCTGCCAAGGCTTCATCGACCTGCCCGAGTTCCCATTCG CTCTCGAGCCCAGAGTTCTGACCCGCTGGGATATGCAGCATTATGCCCGAGAGGCCTACAATGCAGGTATCCGATTTATCGGAGGCTGCTGTGGATTTGAGCCCTACCACATCCGTGCTGTAGTTGAGGAGCTGGCTCCGGAGCGCGGAATCCTGCCCGAGGGATCCCAAAAGCATGGCCCGTGGGGTAGCGGCCTAGAGATGCACACTAAGCCATGGGTTCGTGCCAG AGCCCGTCGTGATTACTGGGAGAAGCTGAAGCCCGCCTCCGGTCGCCCGCTCTGCCCATCCATGTCCACCCCGGACAGCTGGGGCGTCACTAAAGGCCACCCGGACCTGATGCAGCAGAGGGAGGCCACCACTGAGGATCAGCTGCGTCCACTGTTCGCCAAGTCCGAATCCAAGTGCTGA